In one Sphingomonas sp. S1-29 genomic region, the following are encoded:
- a CDS encoding J domain-containing protein: MARYTRSNDWGFPRWRGYGSGREATQVRLCDRHGCEEPGDRPAPKSPNSPERWYFCEVHAGEYNRGWNYFEGLSAEDAAKREAEERGDTSGYRESSHHAWTGPGDGSRSRDEMRALELLELEVDADFEAVRAAWRRQAKANHPDVRPGDAEAAARFQAIQAAYDVLRTAEERRQWQPG; this comes from the coding sequence ATGGCTCGTTATACTCGCTCGAACGATTGGGGATTTCCACGCTGGCGGGGCTACGGCTCGGGCCGCGAGGCGACGCAGGTGCGGCTTTGCGACCGGCATGGCTGCGAGGAACCGGGCGATCGGCCCGCCCCCAAATCGCCTAACTCCCCAGAGCGCTGGTATTTTTGCGAGGTCCACGCCGGCGAGTACAACCGCGGCTGGAACTATTTCGAAGGGCTCAGCGCCGAGGACGCCGCCAAGCGCGAAGCCGAGGAGCGCGGCGATACATCGGGTTACCGCGAATCGAGCCATCACGCCTGGACAGGACCGGGTGACGGGAGCCGTTCGCGCGACGAAATGCGCGCGCTCGAGCTGCTTGAGCTCGAGGTCGATGCCGATTTCGAAGCGGTTCGTGCGGCATGGCGGCGGCAGGCCAAGGCGAATCACCCCGATGTCCGGCCGGGCGATGCCGAAGCCGCGGCGCGGTTCCAAGCGATCCAGGCGGCGTATGACGTGCTGCGTACCGCCGAAGAACGCCGCCAATGGCAGCCCGGCTGA
- a CDS encoding (2Fe-2S) ferredoxin domain-containing protein, with amino-acid sequence MKTIVRSNWSQAVLVCAKCSKKVGGGFGDGGKAPLAKALRRHLGLKKGRKGDAGIVEVRCLGVCPRNAVVVVNGADSRVWNLVQVGADLDEVATGLGLGRSSAP; translated from the coding sequence ATGAAAACCATCGTGCGGTCGAACTGGTCGCAGGCGGTGCTCGTCTGCGCCAAATGCTCGAAAAAGGTCGGTGGCGGCTTCGGCGACGGCGGCAAGGCGCCGCTCGCCAAGGCATTGCGGCGTCACCTGGGGCTCAAGAAGGGCCGCAAGGGCGATGCCGGGATCGTCGAGGTGCGCTGCCTGGGCGTTTGCCCTCGCAACGCGGTGGTGGTGGTCAACGGTGCCGACAGCCGGGTGTGGAATTTGGTGCAGGTTGGCGCGGATTTAGACGAGGTTGCAACGGGACTTGGGTTGGGGCGTTCTTCCGCTCCCTGA
- a CDS encoding SufE family protein, translating into MQTLTDIADEYGFLDPDDRYRLLIDLGKALEPMPDPLKTDATLVRGCSASVWVYPTVAGDGSLHFLADSNAAITKGIIALVLTSVQDKAPEAILATDIPGELAPFDLKNQLSSNRTQGIPNMIALIRETAERYA; encoded by the coding sequence ATGCAGACCCTCACCGACATCGCCGACGAATATGGCTTTCTCGATCCCGACGATCGCTATCGTTTGCTGATCGACCTGGGCAAGGCGCTCGAGCCGATGCCCGATCCGCTCAAGACCGATGCGACCTTGGTGCGCGGATGCTCGGCATCGGTGTGGGTCTATCCCACCGTCGCCGGCGATGGCTCGCTGCACTTCCTGGCCGACAGCAATGCTGCGATCACCAAGGGAATCATCGCGCTGGTGCTGACCAGCGTACAGGACAAGGCGCCCGAGGCGATCCTGGCGACCGACATCCCCGGCGAGCTCGCGCCCTTCGATCTGAAGAACCAGCTGAGTTCGAACCGGACGCAGGGGATACCCAACATGATCGCGCTGATCCGGGAAACCGCGGAACGCTACGCTTAG
- the pspC gene encoding envelope stress response membrane protein PspC: MSAIRTKLYLDKPNGKWMGVCAGIADYTGVDVIWVRVGAVMLTLLGFPWTLIAYGMIGWMAPQKPSGLYDNAEDAKFWQGVRSNPKRSTAEVRSKFRDIDRRLAEIETYYVSRNTRLADEIDRLR, translated from the coding sequence ATGTCCGCGATCCGCACCAAACTGTATCTCGACAAGCCGAACGGGAAATGGATGGGCGTATGCGCAGGCATCGCCGACTATACCGGGGTCGATGTCATCTGGGTCCGCGTCGGCGCGGTCATGCTGACCCTGCTCGGCTTCCCCTGGACGCTGATCGCCTATGGCATGATCGGCTGGATGGCCCCGCAAAAGCCCAGCGGCCTGTACGACAATGCCGAGGACGCCAAGTTCTGGCAGGGCGTGCGATCGAACCCCAAAAGATCGACCGCCGAGGTCCGCTCGAAGTTCCGCGACATTGATCGCCGGCTCGCCGAGATCGAGACCTATTATGTCAGCCGCAACACCCGGCTGGCCGACGAGATCGACCGGTTGCGCTGA
- the pspB gene encoding envelope stress response membrane protein PspB — translation MEDVFLPIMICGVLFIGMPWIILHYITKWKQAPTLTNEDEKLLDELHLMARRLDERLETIERIVSADNPDFRPQARSAEPESPYDYRRN, via the coding sequence ATGGAAGACGTCTTTCTTCCCATCATGATCTGCGGCGTGCTGTTCATCGGCATGCCCTGGATCATCCTCCACTACATCACGAAGTGGAAACAGGCGCCGACGCTGACCAACGAGGACGAGAAGCTGCTCGACGAGCTGCACCTCATGGCGCGCCGCCTCGACGAACGGCTCGAGACGATCGAACGGATCGTGTCGGCCGACAACCCCGATTTCCGGCCGCAGGCGCGCAGCGCCGAGCCCGAATCGCCCTATGACTATCGGAGGAACTGA
- the pspA gene encoding phage shock protein PspA, with translation MGIFSRTRDIIAANMTDLLDKAEDPAKMIRMIILEMEETLVEVRASAARTIADQKEMRRHIAKLDKLQDSWTEKAELALSKDREDLAKAALVERQKAADMAAQLHAEIAVLDESLTASETDIAKLQNKLREARTRQNSIVTRLESANNRVRMREMYAGEKVADAFSRFDILERRVDVAEGRADAAGMGGVTKSLEEEIAELKSAEKVDADLAALKARMGKEG, from the coding sequence ATGGGCATTTTTTCCCGCACCCGCGACATCATCGCCGCGAACATGACCGACCTGCTCGACAAGGCCGAAGACCCCGCGAAGATGATCCGCATGATCATCCTCGAAATGGAGGAAACCTTGGTCGAGGTCCGCGCATCGGCGGCACGCACGATCGCCGACCAGAAGGAAATGCGCCGCCACATCGCCAAGCTCGACAAGCTGCAGGACAGCTGGACCGAGAAGGCCGAGCTGGCGCTTTCGAAGGACCGCGAAGACCTTGCCAAGGCCGCATTGGTCGAGCGCCAGAAGGCAGCCGACATGGCCGCCCAGCTGCACGCCGAGATCGCGGTGCTCGATGAATCACTGACCGCGTCGGAAACCGACATCGCCAAGCTGCAGAACAAGCTGCGCGAGGCACGCACCCGGCAGAATTCGATCGTCACCCGGCTCGAAAGCGCGAACAACCGCGTGCGGATGCGTGAAATGTATGCCGGCGAAAAGGTCGCCGACGCCTTCTCGCGCTTCGACATCCTCGAGCGCCGCGTCGATGTCGCCGAGGGCCGCGCCGATGCGGCGGGCATGGGCGGCGTCACCAAGAGCCTGGAGGAAGAAATCGCCGAGCTCAAATCAGCCGAGAAGGTCGATGCCGATCTCGCCGCGCTGAAGGCCCGCATGGGCAAGGAGGGCTGA
- a CDS encoding energy transducer TonB family protein: MTAVLLTCVTVAVPAKANEAELSVNAWSEQVGRSLGNTLRPMDGVHSVMRNKPATLIAKFDSEGRYTGVTLASSTGSKLLDREAKRAVGHVRYPALPTTLRQNGKVTIEVVFADDIVAKPGRRDVPRYRLIARSYDVPAGQPQR; encoded by the coding sequence ATGACCGCGGTCTTGCTGACCTGTGTGACCGTTGCCGTTCCCGCCAAGGCGAACGAAGCCGAGCTCTCGGTGAATGCCTGGAGCGAGCAGGTTGGTCGGTCGCTGGGCAACACGCTTCGACCGATGGACGGTGTGCATTCGGTGATGCGCAACAAGCCCGCAACGCTGATCGCGAAGTTCGACAGCGAAGGTCGATACACCGGCGTGACGCTGGCAAGCAGCACGGGCAGCAAGCTGCTGGATCGCGAAGCCAAGCGCGCTGTCGGCCATGTTCGCTATCCGGCGCTGCCAACGACGCTGCGGCAGAACGGCAAAGTGACGATCGAGGTCGTGTTCGCCGACGATATCGTCGCCAAACCGGGACGCCGCGATGTACCCCGCTACCGCCTGATCGCGCGCAGCTACGACGTTCCCGCTGGCCAGCCGCAACGCTGA
- the pspF gene encoding phage shock protein operon transcriptional activator: MDRVAPVIGQSSVFLDALEHASRAATLDRPVLVIGERGTGKELVAERLHRLSNRWDQPLVIMNCAALPETLIEAELFGHEAGAFTGASKSRAGRFEEADGGTLFLDELGTLSMAAQDRLLRAVEYGEITRIGSSRAMRVDVRIVAATNEHLPARVEQGTFRADLLDRLSFEVVTLPPLRARVGDILVLADHFGRRMAAEIGWEQWPGFGPNATEMLERYGWPGNVRELRNAVERAVYRWQGGGAVDAIQIDPFDSPYRPGASAAPMSAEATPAEVAAEPTEGDFRTRVQSYERRLLTRALAEHRHNQRSTAAALGLTYDQLRHALRKHSLL, translated from the coding sequence ATGGATCGCGTAGCCCCTGTCATCGGCCAATCGTCGGTCTTCCTCGACGCGCTCGAGCACGCCAGTCGCGCGGCGACGCTCGACCGGCCGGTGTTGGTGATCGGCGAGCGCGGGACCGGCAAGGAGCTGGTCGCCGAGCGCCTCCATCGCCTGAGCAACCGCTGGGATCAGCCGCTCGTCATCATGAACTGCGCCGCGCTGCCCGAAACGCTGATCGAGGCCGAGTTGTTCGGCCACGAAGCCGGCGCCTTCACCGGCGCCTCGAAGTCGCGCGCGGGACGCTTCGAGGAGGCCGATGGCGGTACCTTGTTCCTCGACGAGCTCGGCACGCTGTCGATGGCGGCGCAGGATCGGCTGCTGCGCGCGGTCGAATATGGCGAGATCACGCGGATCGGCTCGTCGCGCGCGATGCGTGTCGATGTGCGGATCGTCGCGGCGACCAACGAGCATCTACCCGCGCGCGTCGAGCAGGGGACGTTCCGCGCCGATCTGCTCGACCGGCTGAGCTTCGAGGTGGTGACGCTGCCGCCGCTGCGTGCCCGCGTGGGCGACATCTTGGTCCTCGCCGATCATTTCGGGCGGCGAATGGCGGCCGAGATCGGCTGGGAGCAATGGCCAGGGTTCGGCCCCAACGCGACCGAAATGCTCGAACGCTATGGCTGGCCGGGCAATGTTCGCGAACTGCGCAACGCGGTCGAGCGCGCGGTGTATCGCTGGCAAGGCGGTGGCGCGGTCGATGCGATCCAGATCGACCCGTTCGATTCACCCTATCGGCCGGGTGCGTCGGCGGCGCCGATGAGTGCCGAGGCGACGCCGGCCGAGGTCGCCGCCGAACCGACAGAGGGCGACTTCCGCACCCGCGTCCAGAGCTATGAGCGCCGCCTGCTGACGCGCGCGCTCGCCGAGCATCGCCACAACCAGCGCAGCACCGCGGCGGCGCTCGGACTGACCTACGACCAGCTGCGCCATGCGCTGCGCAAGCATTCGTTGCTGTAG
- a CDS encoding superoxide dismutase has translation MAFELPPLPYAYDALEPTIDQETMTLHHDKHHKAYTDKLNEGVAKDGLEGKSIEEILANISSASTQVRNNGGGFWNHDFFWKTMAPAGERGEMSPELKAAVEAFGGLDKLKEEFNTKGAGQFGSGWAWLIADASGALQITSTPNQDNPLMDVVEAKGTPLLGNDVWEHAYYLTYRNDRGAYLKAWWDVVNWDVVSQRYAAAKG, from the coding sequence ATGGCTTTCGAACTTCCCCCGTTGCCCTATGCCTATGACGCGCTGGAGCCGACCATCGACCAGGAAACGATGACGCTGCACCACGACAAGCACCACAAGGCCTATACCGACAAACTGAACGAGGGCGTCGCCAAGGACGGACTCGAGGGTAAGTCGATCGAGGAAATCCTCGCCAACATCTCGTCGGCATCGACGCAGGTACGCAACAATGGCGGCGGCTTTTGGAACCATGACTTCTTCTGGAAGACGATGGCCCCGGCAGGCGAGCGCGGCGAAATGTCGCCCGAGCTGAAGGCGGCGGTCGAAGCATTCGGCGGGCTCGACAAGCTGAAGGAAGAGTTCAACACCAAGGGCGCCGGCCAGTTCGGCTCGGGCTGGGCGTGGCTGATCGCCGACGCATCGGGCGCGCTGCAGATCACCTCGACCCCCAATCAGGACAATCCGCTGATGGACGTCGTCGAGGCCAAGGGCACCCCGCTGCTCGGCAACGACGTGTGGGAGCACGCTTATTACCTGACGTACCGCAACGATCGCGGCGCGTATCTGAAGGCATGGTGGGACGTGGTGAACTGGGACGTCGTGTCGCAGCGCTACGCAGCCGCGAAGGGCTGA
- a CDS encoding inner membrane-spanning protein YciB: MAIDYGPLVVFFAANSLLPGSQLERVLAATAVFMVAIIAAMVYSQIKAGTISPMLWLSGALVLVFGSLTLYFHDQAFIQMKPTIVYGMFAAILAFGLITGRPLLQSLLETAYPGLTPKGWRLLTINWMIFFVAQAGLNEVMRAWLDWDGWVAYKTWAVIPMTLIFAIANIPMLMRHGLKVSDPKEAPIPPEG; the protein is encoded by the coding sequence ATGGCGATCGATTACGGCCCGCTGGTCGTGTTCTTCGCCGCGAACAGCCTGCTGCCCGGCAGCCAGCTCGAGCGCGTGCTCGCGGCGACCGCGGTGTTCATGGTCGCGATCATCGCAGCGATGGTCTATTCGCAGATCAAGGCGGGGACGATCTCGCCGATGCTGTGGCTATCGGGGGCGCTGGTGCTCGTGTTCGGCAGCCTGACGCTGTATTTCCACGACCAGGCCTTCATCCAGATGAAGCCCACGATCGTCTACGGGATGTTCGCCGCGATCCTGGCGTTCGGCCTGATCACCGGACGGCCGCTGCTGCAGAGCCTGCTCGAAACCGCCTATCCGGGGCTCACGCCAAAGGGATGGCGGCTGCTGACGATCAACTGGATGATCTTCTTCGTCGCGCAGGCGGGGCTCAACGAGGTGATGCGCGCCTGGCTCGATTGGGATGGCTGGGTCGCCTACAAGACCTGGGCGGTGATCCCGATGACGCTGATCTTCGCGATCGCCAACATCCCGATGCTGATGCGCCACGGGCTGAAGGTCAGCGACCCCAAGGAAGCCCCGATCCCGCCCGAGGGTTGA
- the ftsY gene encoding signal recognition particle-docking protein FtsY, producing MTNSSWHDRLLGGFRKTSDRLIGNLAGLSAARLDDSTLDEIEEALIASDLGPQTAARIRTRLADGAYERNMEELGIRLVVSEEIEKVLEKVAQPLEIDAFPRPQVILVIGVNGSGKTTTIAKLAKTLVDQDYGVMLCAGDTFRAAAIGQLQTWADRVGVPLVRGSEGGDAAGIVFEAVKQATATGIDVLIVDTAGRLQNKRELMDELAKIRRVLGRLNPESPHDVVLVLDATTGQNALSQIEVFKEVAGVTGLVMTKLDGTARGGVLVAAAEKYRLPIHAIGVGEQADDLRPFDANEVARIISGVEAMVR from the coding sequence ATGACCAACTCCAGCTGGCACGATCGCCTGCTCGGCGGCTTCCGCAAGACATCGGACCGGTTGATCGGCAACCTTGCGGGCCTGTCGGCGGCACGGCTCGACGATTCGACGCTCGACGAGATCGAGGAGGCGCTGATCGCCTCCGACCTCGGCCCGCAGACCGCCGCGCGGATCCGCACCCGCCTCGCCGACGGCGCCTATGAGCGCAACATGGAAGAGCTCGGCATCCGCCTGGTCGTCTCCGAAGAGATCGAGAAGGTCCTCGAAAAAGTCGCGCAGCCACTAGAGATCGACGCCTTCCCTCGCCCGCAGGTGATCCTGGTGATCGGAGTCAACGGATCGGGCAAGACCACGACGATCGCCAAGCTCGCCAAGACGCTGGTCGACCAGGATTATGGCGTGATGCTGTGTGCGGGCGATACCTTCCGCGCCGCCGCGATCGGCCAGCTGCAGACCTGGGCCGATCGCGTCGGCGTGCCGCTCGTGCGCGGCTCAGAAGGCGGTGACGCGGCGGGTATCGTGTTCGAGGCGGTGAAGCAGGCGACTGCCACCGGCATCGACGTGCTGATCGTCGACACTGCAGGACGGCTGCAGAACAAGCGCGAGCTGATGGACGAGCTCGCCAAAATCCGCCGCGTGCTGGGACGCCTGAACCCCGAATCGCCGCACGACGTGGTCCTCGTCCTCGACGCCACTACCGGCCAGAATGCGCTTAGCCAGATCGAGGTGTTCAAGGAAGTCGCCGGCGTCACCGGGCTGGTGATGACCAAGCTCGACGGCACCGCGCGCGGCGGCGTGCTGGTGGCGGCGGCGGAGAAATACCGGCTGCCGATCCACGCGATCGGCGTCGGCGAGCAAGCGGATGACCTGCGCCCGTTCGACGCCAACGAAGTCGCGCGGATCATATCGGGCGTTGAAGCGATGGTGCGATGA
- the mtaB gene encoding tRNA (N(6)-L-threonylcarbamoyladenosine(37)-C(2))-methylthiotransferase MtaB gives MPVTNIVTLGCRLNIAESETIRALVGDRAVAVVNSCAVTNEAVANTNRAIRRLRRLHPDAELVVTGCASNIDPEQYRSMPEVDRVVSNLTKLDPMHWAPDAVTAPRPIFASHSRAFVEVQNGCDHRCTFCAIPYGRGPSRSLPAGGVIEQVRQFVDSGHREIVLTGVDLTSYGHDLPGQPTLGQLVERILIHVPSLPRLRLSSLDGIEIDDRLFTLLTQEARVMPHVHLSLQAGDDLILKRMKRRHSRAQSVALVERLKAARPAIAIGADLIAGFPTEDDAAFANTLALLDDCDVVHPHIFSFSPRSGTPAARMPQVAPTVVKQRAARLREAAQRRRSAWLRSLVGTRQSILIERPGDRGHAENFAEVKLASEPFAASPGRVAPTLITAATETALTGNFA, from the coding sequence TTGCCGGTGACGAACATCGTCACCTTGGGCTGTCGCCTGAACATCGCCGAAAGCGAAACGATCCGCGCGCTGGTCGGCGACCGTGCGGTGGCGGTGGTCAACAGCTGCGCGGTGACCAACGAGGCGGTGGCCAACACCAACCGCGCGATCCGCCGCCTGCGCCGGCTCCATCCCGATGCCGAACTTGTCGTGACCGGATGTGCGTCGAACATCGATCCCGAACAGTATCGGTCGATGCCCGAAGTCGATCGCGTCGTGTCCAACCTGACCAAGCTCGATCCGATGCATTGGGCGCCCGACGCCGTGACCGCACCGCGTCCCATTTTCGCCAGCCATTCGCGCGCGTTCGTCGAGGTACAGAATGGCTGCGACCATCGCTGCACCTTCTGCGCGATCCCCTATGGCCGCGGCCCCAGCCGGTCGCTGCCCGCGGGCGGGGTGATCGAGCAGGTCCGCCAGTTCGTCGATTCCGGCCACCGCGAGATCGTCCTGACCGGCGTCGACCTGACCAGCTATGGCCACGACCTTCCCGGCCAGCCGACGCTCGGCCAATTGGTCGAACGTATCCTGATCCACGTCCCCTCCCTCCCGCGCCTGCGCCTGTCGTCGCTCGACGGGATCGAGATCGACGACCGGCTGTTCACGCTGCTGACGCAGGAAGCGCGGGTGATGCCGCATGTCCATTTGTCGCTGCAGGCGGGCGACGACCTGATCCTCAAGCGGATGAAGCGGCGCCATAGCCGCGCGCAATCGGTGGCGTTGGTCGAGCGCCTCAAGGCCGCGCGCCCGGCGATCGCGATCGGCGCCGACCTGATCGCGGGCTTCCCGACCGAAGACGATGCCGCGTTCGCCAACACCCTGGCATTGCTCGACGATTGCGACGTGGTTCACCCGCACATCTTCTCCTTCTCGCCGCGCAGCGGGACGCCCGCCGCACGGATGCCGCAAGTCGCGCCAACGGTGGTGAAGCAACGTGCGGCGCGCCTGCGCGAGGCGGCGCAACGTCGCCGCTCGGCATGGCTGCGGTCGCTGGTCGGCACTCGCCAATCGATCCTGATCGAACGCCCCGGCGACCGCGGCCATGCCGAAAACTTCGCCGAGGTGAAACTGGCCTCGGAACCGTTCGCGGCGTCCCCAGGACGTGTCGCCCCGACCCTCATCACCGCCGCCACCGAAACCGCGCTTACAGGAAATTTCGCATGA
- a CDS encoding DUF924 family protein, which translates to MASDLGTDGGEVHAAAARVLAFWFDETPPERQFAQDAGFDAMIADRFGGLRDQVLETGAAAWRDAPEPLLAAVILLDQFTRNIHRGTARAFEADALGLELARAAIARGWDRAMPDAWRVFLYMPFMHAEDAATQAESVRLFEALGVAENIAFARDHAEVVTRFGRFPSRNAALGRESTEAEREYLATRDSGW; encoded by the coding sequence ATGGCGAGCGATCTAGGGACCGATGGCGGCGAAGTCCATGCAGCCGCCGCGCGCGTGCTGGCGTTCTGGTTCGACGAGACGCCGCCCGAGCGGCAATTCGCGCAGGATGCCGGGTTCGACGCGATGATCGCCGATCGCTTTGGAGGCTTGCGCGACCAGGTGCTGGAGACCGGTGCGGCGGCGTGGCGCGATGCGCCCGAGCCGTTGCTTGCGGCGGTGATCCTGCTCGACCAGTTCACGCGCAACATCCACCGCGGCACCGCGCGCGCGTTCGAAGCCGATGCGCTGGGGCTCGAGCTGGCACGCGCGGCGATCGCGCGCGGCTGGGACCGGGCGATGCCCGATGCCTGGCGGGTGTTCCTCTACATGCCCTTCATGCACGCCGAGGACGCCGCAACGCAGGCCGAGAGCGTGCGGTTGTTCGAGGCGCTGGGGGTGGCCGAGAACATCGCCTTCGCGCGCGATCACGCCGAGGTGGTGACGCGCTTCGGGCGGTTTCCGAGCCGCAATGCGGCGCTGGGCCGCGAAAGCACCGAAGCCGAGCGCGAATATCTGGCGACGCGCGACAGCGGCTGGTGA